One Bradyrhizobium sp. ISRA464 genomic window carries:
- a CDS encoding indolepyruvate ferredoxin oxidoreductase family protein has product MGINQGPISLDQKYTQDTGHVFLTGIQALVRLPMAQIRRDRAAGLNTAGFISGYRGSPLGGYDQQLFAARKHLEQYNIKFQPGVNEDLAATAIWGSQQLGLSPGAKYDGAVGIWYGKGPGVDRCGDVFRHGNAAGSAKHGGVLCLAGDDHGAKSSTVPHQSDHAFISALMPYLYPSSIHEMIEMGLLGIAMSRYSGCWVGMKVITETVETTAEIDLTDEMTPFVIPTDFELPPGGLNIRWPDDRFEQDRRLQDYKGFAAIAFARANKVNRVTMDSPNARYGIMASGKSYEDIRQALRELGITPEIAAKIGIRLYKIGMPWPLEPEGVRNFAVGLEEIFIVEERREIVENQVKQELFNWRDDVRPRIVGKMDDHDKRFLTFAAELSVASLASSLTERLLRLNLNPEIAEMLRAKADWFNGRQSTQMQATAPVTRVPYFCSGCPHNTSTKVPEGSRALAGIGCHFMALWMNRSTETFTHMGGEGVPWVGIAPFTNENHIFANLGDGTYFHSGILAIRQAIASKANITYKILYNDAVAMTGGQRHDGDLSPQQITFQLHAEGIREIYLVSENPDAYPADTIAPGVKLYHRDELENVMKMCREYKGTSAIVFVQTCAAEKRRRRKRGLMEDPPRRVLINPAVCEGCGDCSVQSNCISVEPLETELGRKRTINQSTCNKDYSCVKGFCPSFVTVDGGKLRRRAPPDLGAIGDLPEPASKPALDRPYNIAVGGVGGTGVLTIGALLGMAAHIEGKASMILDMSGLAQKGGAVLSHVRLSEHTADVTCSRIVTGTADLVLAADEVVAASKDTITLCDASRTVGVINSHVIPTADFILNRDFNFQTRKVNSVLETELRKDSTFFDFTKPAEALLGDSIATNIMMLGFAYQRGLLPLSAEAIEKAIEVNGVSIKMNTQAFELGRLAAADPARLAAMLKDQDDVVPPKTLDAMSLDEIISHRMALLTDYQSSRLAKRYRKLVDQVREAATKGGFGEALPRAVAINYAKLLAYKDEYEVARLFTDGHFEKQLRDQFEGEFKFSFNLAPPILGGGLDAQGRPKKRAFGAWMMSVFKVLAKFRFLRGTPLDIFGYNADRKLERDLITGYEKDVATVLSLLSPLNHDIAVELLSLPDRIRGYGPVKEKAIAEAKVRYAQLAADLANPPPAPRQMAAE; this is encoded by the coding sequence ATGGGAATCAACCAAGGGCCTATCAGTCTCGACCAGAAATACACCCAAGACACCGGCCACGTCTTCCTGACCGGCATCCAGGCGCTGGTCCGCCTGCCCATGGCGCAGATCAGGCGCGATCGCGCGGCCGGTCTCAACACCGCAGGGTTCATCTCCGGCTATCGCGGGTCTCCCCTCGGCGGCTACGACCAGCAGTTGTTCGCCGCCCGCAAGCATCTCGAGCAGTACAACATCAAGTTCCAGCCCGGCGTGAACGAGGACTTAGCTGCCACCGCGATCTGGGGCTCGCAGCAGCTCGGGCTGTCGCCCGGCGCCAAGTATGATGGAGCCGTCGGCATCTGGTACGGCAAGGGCCCCGGCGTCGACCGCTGCGGCGACGTGTTCCGCCACGGGAATGCCGCAGGCTCGGCCAAGCATGGTGGGGTGCTCTGCCTCGCCGGCGACGACCACGGCGCAAAGTCCTCCACCGTCCCGCATCAGTCCGACCACGCCTTCATCTCCGCGCTGATGCCCTACCTCTACCCCTCCAGCATCCATGAAATGATCGAGATGGGCCTGCTGGGTATCGCGATGTCGCGGTACTCCGGCTGCTGGGTCGGCATGAAGGTGATTACCGAGACGGTCGAGACCACGGCCGAGATCGACCTCACCGACGAGATGACGCCGTTCGTGATCCCGACCGATTTCGAGCTGCCGCCGGGCGGGTTGAACATCCGCTGGCCGGACGACCGCTTCGAGCAGGACCGCCGGCTGCAGGACTACAAGGGCTTCGCCGCGATCGCCTTTGCCCGCGCCAACAAGGTCAACCGCGTCACCATGGATTCGCCGAACGCGCGCTACGGCATCATGGCCTCGGGCAAGAGCTACGAGGACATCCGCCAGGCGCTGCGCGAGCTCGGCATCACGCCTGAGATCGCCGCCAAGATCGGCATCCGCCTCTACAAGATCGGCATGCCCTGGCCGCTGGAACCGGAAGGCGTGCGCAACTTCGCGGTCGGTCTCGAGGAGATCTTCATCGTCGAGGAACGCCGCGAGATCGTCGAGAACCAGGTCAAGCAGGAGCTCTTCAACTGGCGCGACGACGTCCGCCCGCGCATCGTCGGCAAGATGGACGATCACGACAAGCGCTTTCTCACCTTTGCCGCCGAGCTCAGCGTTGCCTCATTGGCGAGCTCGCTGACCGAGCGACTTCTTCGACTTAATCTCAATCCTGAAATCGCAGAGATGCTGCGCGCCAAGGCCGACTGGTTCAACGGCCGCCAGTCGACGCAGATGCAGGCGACAGCCCCTGTCACCCGTGTGCCGTACTTCTGCTCGGGCTGCCCGCACAACACCTCGACCAAGGTGCCCGAGGGCAGCCGCGCGCTCGCCGGCATCGGCTGTCACTTCATGGCGCTGTGGATGAACCGCTCCACCGAGACCTTCACCCATATGGGCGGCGAGGGCGTGCCGTGGGTCGGCATCGCGCCGTTCACCAACGAGAACCATATCTTCGCCAATCTCGGCGACGGCACCTACTTCCATTCGGGCATTCTCGCGATCCGCCAGGCGATCGCCTCGAAGGCCAACATCACCTACAAGATCCTCTACAACGACGCCGTCGCAATGACCGGCGGTCAGCGCCACGACGGCGATCTCTCGCCGCAGCAGATCACCTTCCAGCTCCACGCCGAGGGCATCCGCGAGATCTATCTGGTCTCGGAAAATCCCGACGCCTATCCCGCCGATACGATCGCGCCCGGCGTCAAGCTGTACCATCGCGACGAGCTCGAAAACGTCATGAAGATGTGCCGCGAGTACAAGGGCACGTCGGCGATCGTGTTCGTGCAGACCTGCGCGGCCGAGAAGCGCCGCCGCCGCAAGCGCGGCCTGATGGAGGATCCGCCGCGCCGCGTGCTGATCAATCCGGCGGTCTGCGAAGGCTGCGGCGACTGCTCGGTGCAGTCGAACTGCATCTCGGTCGAGCCGCTGGAGACCGAGCTCGGCCGCAAGCGCACCATCAACCAGTCGACCTGCAACAAGGATTATTCCTGCGTGAAGGGCTTTTGCCCGTCCTTCGTCACGGTCGACGGCGGCAAGCTGAGGCGGCGCGCGCCGCCCGATCTCGGCGCGATCGGCGACCTGCCAGAGCCGGCATCGAAGCCTGCGCTGGACCGGCCCTACAACATCGCGGTCGGCGGTGTCGGCGGCACCGGCGTGCTGACGATCGGCGCGCTGCTCGGCATGGCGGCCCATATCGAGGGCAAGGCCAGCATGATCCTCGACATGTCCGGCCTCGCGCAGAAGGGCGGGGCGGTGCTGAGCCACGTTCGGCTCTCCGAACACACCGCTGACGTGACTTGCTCGCGTATCGTGACCGGCACGGCCGATCTCGTGCTTGCCGCCGACGAAGTGGTGGCGGCCTCGAAGGACACCATCACGCTCTGCGATGCGAGCCGCACCGTCGGCGTCATCAACAGCCACGTGATCCCGACCGCCGATTTCATCCTGAACCGCGACTTCAACTTCCAGACCCGCAAGGTCAACAGCGTGCTGGAGACCGAGCTACGCAAGGACTCCACCTTCTTCGACTTCACCAAGCCGGCCGAGGCGCTGCTCGGTGACAGCATCGCCACCAACATCATGATGCTGGGCTTCGCCTATCAGCGCGGCTTGCTGCCGCTGTCGGCTGAGGCGATCGAGAAGGCGATCGAGGTCAACGGCGTCTCGATCAAGATGAACACGCAGGCGTTCGAACTGGGGCGGCTCGCCGCCGCCGATCCGGCGCGTCTGGCCGCGATGCTGAAGGATCAGGACGACGTCGTTCCGCCGAAGACACTGGACGCGATGTCGCTCGATGAGATCATAAGCCACCGCATGGCGCTCTTGACCGACTACCAGAGCTCGCGCCTGGCGAAGCGTTACCGCAAGCTGGTCGACCAGGTCCGTGAGGCCGCGACCAAGGGCGGCTTTGGCGAGGCGCTGCCGCGCGCGGTCGCAATCAACTACGCCAAGCTGCTCGCCTACAAGGACGAGTACGAGGTGGCGCGTCTGTTCACCGACGGCCATTTCGAGAAGCAGTTGCGCGACCAGTTCGAAGGCGAGTTCAAGTTCAGCTTCAATCTCGCGCCGCCGATCCTCGGCGGCGGTCTCGATGCGCAGGGCCGGCCGAAGAAGCGCGCGTTCGGCGCCTGGATGATGTCCGTCTTCAAGGTGCTGGCGAAATTCCGCTTCCTGCGCGGCACGCCGCTCGACATCTTCGGCTACAACGCCGATCGCAAGCTGGAGCGCGATCTGATCACGGGCTACGAGAAGGATGTCGCAACCGTGCTCAGCCTGCTATCGCCGCTCAATCACGACATCGCGGTTGAACTGCTGTCGCTGCCCGATCGCATCAGAGGCTACGGCCCGGTGAAGGAGAAGGCGATCGCGGAGGCAAAGGTTCGCTACGCGCAACTCGCCGCCGACCTCGCCAATCCACCGCCGGCACCGCGGCAGATGGCGGCGGAGTAG
- a CDS encoding thiolase domain-containing protein, whose product MTIKGKAYIAGIYEHPTRHAPDKSTAQLHAEVAKGALEDAGLTKDDIDGYFLAGDAPGGLWPMVDYLGLNTKKLRHVDSTETGGCSYLIHLGHAAEAIAAGKCSVALVTLAGKPRTGPMPPRAAGAELDFESAYGATTHNAYGMCAMRHMHDYGTTSEQLAWIKVAASHHAQYNPHAMLKEVVTVEDVLNSPMISDPLHRMDCCVVTDGGGAMIVTTPEIAKSLKKPLVRLIGHGEAMKGPRGGKDLDLTYSAGVWSGPRAFEEAGVTPKDIKYASIYDSFTITVLMQLEDLGFCKKGEGGKFVADGNLISGVGKLPFNTDGGGLCSNHPVNRGGMTKILEAVRQLRGEAHPKVQVPNCDLAIAHGTGGLLGVRHAASTCILERA is encoded by the coding sequence TTGACCATCAAGGGCAAAGCCTACATTGCCGGGATCTACGAACATCCCACCCGGCACGCACCCGACAAATCAACTGCACAGCTTCACGCCGAGGTCGCCAAGGGCGCGCTCGAGGACGCGGGGCTTACCAAGGACGATATCGACGGCTATTTCCTTGCCGGCGATGCGCCGGGCGGCTTGTGGCCGATGGTCGATTATCTCGGCCTCAACACCAAGAAGCTGCGCCACGTCGATTCCACCGAGACCGGCGGCTGTTCCTATCTGATCCATCTCGGCCATGCCGCCGAGGCGATCGCCGCCGGCAAGTGCTCGGTCGCGCTGGTCACGCTGGCGGGCAAGCCGCGCACCGGCCCGATGCCGCCGCGTGCCGCCGGCGCCGAGCTCGATTTCGAGTCCGCCTACGGGGCTACCACGCATAATGCCTACGGCATGTGTGCCATGCGTCACATGCACGACTACGGCACCACCTCCGAGCAGCTCGCCTGGATCAAGGTCGCGGCCTCGCATCACGCGCAATACAACCCGCATGCGATGCTGAAGGAGGTTGTGACGGTCGAGGACGTTCTGAACTCGCCGATGATCTCCGACCCGCTGCACCGCATGGATTGCTGCGTCGTCACCGACGGCGGCGGCGCGATGATCGTCACCACGCCCGAGATCGCCAAGAGCCTGAAGAAGCCGCTGGTCCGGCTGATCGGCCATGGCGAGGCGATGAAGGGTCCGCGCGGCGGCAAGGATCTCGATCTGACGTACTCCGCCGGCGTGTGGTCCGGCCCGCGCGCCTTCGAAGAAGCGGGCGTGACGCCGAAGGACATCAAATACGCCTCGATCTACGACAGCTTCACCATCACCGTGCTGATGCAGCTCGAAGACCTCGGCTTCTGCAAGAAGGGCGAGGGCGGCAAGTTCGTCGCCGACGGCAATCTGATCTCGGGCGTCGGCAAGCTGCCGTTCAACACGGATGGCGGCGGCCTCTGCAGCAACCACCCCGTCAACCGCGGCGGCATGACCAAGATCCTCGAGGCCGTCCGTCAGCTGCGCGGCGAAGCGCATCCGAAGGTGCAGGTGCCGAACTGCGACCTCGCCATCGCCCACGGCACCGGCGGTCTGCTCGGCGTTCGCCACGCCGCCTCAACCTGCATTCTGGAGCGTGCGTAA
- a CDS encoding Zn-ribbon domain-containing OB-fold protein, whose protein sequence is MSEAKKYNAPVTNPETAPFWEAAKAGKFMIKRCNTCGEAHYFPRAICPFCFSDKTVWEEASGEATVYTYSLMRKSPTGPYAIAYVTLKEGPSLQTNIVDCDLEKVTIGQKVKVVWKPTDGAPLPFFTPA, encoded by the coding sequence ATGTCTGAAGCCAAGAAGTACAATGCCCCGGTGACCAACCCGGAGACCGCGCCGTTCTGGGAGGCGGCGAAGGCGGGCAAGTTCATGATCAAGCGCTGCAACACTTGCGGCGAAGCGCATTACTTCCCGCGCGCGATCTGCCCGTTCTGCTTCTCCGACAAGACGGTGTGGGAAGAGGCGAGCGGTGAGGCGACGGTCTACACCTACAGCCTGATGCGGAAGTCGCCGACCGGTCCCTATGCGATCGCCTATGTGACGCTGAAGGAAGGTCCGTCGCTGCAGACCAACATCGTCGATTGCGACCTGGAGAAGGTGACGATCGGCCAGAAGGTGAAGGTGGTGTGGAAGCCGACCGACGGCGCGCCGCTGCCGTTCTTCACGCCGGCCTAA